The proteins below come from a single Bacillota bacterium genomic window:
- a CDS encoding xanthine dehydrogenase family protein subunit M, giving the protein MAINQIIKPDDLESALSALAANAEKASVIAGGTDLLPAMAKNLMSPTVLVDIGSLEDLKVLKEEGDDIIIGAALTHNEILESFVGEQLPAFGESMSSIACNQTRNMGTIGGNVAMAVPSADTAPALLVYDAQVVLASQKKGKRQVPLDQFFTGPRRTVMEPGEIIVSFILPGAKKRRSAFIKHGRRKALSLAVVNVAASMRLENNLCREVRIAMGAVAPTPVRAYEAEKMLEGKEPSESNIRQAAELAALQECSPIDDFRASCAYRQELVKVYVRRVLESITGSGN; this is encoded by the coding sequence TTGGCTATAAACCAAATTATTAAACCTGATGATCTTGAAAGCGCTTTATCTGCTTTGGCCGCAAACGCGGAAAAAGCCAGTGTGATTGCCGGAGGCACAGATTTACTGCCGGCGATGGCCAAAAATTTAATGTCGCCTACCGTCTTGGTAGATATCGGCAGTTTAGAGGACTTGAAGGTTCTGAAGGAAGAGGGCGACGATATCATCATCGGCGCTGCCCTTACCCATAACGAGATACTCGAATCATTTGTCGGAGAGCAGCTGCCGGCTTTCGGGGAATCAATGTCCAGTATTGCCTGTAACCAGACCCGTAATATGGGAACTATCGGAGGTAATGTGGCCATGGCTGTTCCTTCAGCCGATACCGCCCCCGCACTGCTGGTTTACGATGCCCAGGTAGTTCTGGCCAGCCAGAAAAAGGGTAAACGGCAGGTTCCGCTCGATCAGTTTTTTACCGGACCGAGAAGAACTGTGATGGAGCCGGGTGAAATAATCGTCAGCTTTATCCTGCCCGGAGCAAAAAAGAGACGTTCTGCATTTATCAAGCACGGTCGTAGAAAAGCTTTATCGCTTGCCGTTGTAAACGTTGCAGCAAGTATGCGGCTTGAAAACAATCTATGCAGGGAAGTCCGGATTGCCATGGGTGCAGTTGCTCCCACGCCGGTGAGAGCCTACGAAGCCGAGAAAATGCTAGAAGGTAAAGAACCTTCGGAAAGCAATATAAGGCAGGCAGCAGAACTTGCCGCCTTGCAGGAATGCAGTCCCATTGATGATTTCAGAGCCAGTTGTGCTTACCGCCAGGAGCTTGTCAAGGTTTACGTCCGGCGGGTCCTGGAATCGATAACCGGTTCAGGCAATTAG